The Bdellovibrio sp. NC01 genome includes the window TCGTCGATGATGCCGGCTTTCGCGCCCAGTTTGATCAAGCCGTATTCACCGCTGACATTGTAGGCTGCCACAGGAACGTTGGTGTGGGCTTTAACTTTGGCGATGATATCAAGATAACTCAACGCTGGCTTCACCATCACCATGTCAGCACCCTCTTCAACGTCCAAATCAATTTCACGAAGTGCTTCGCGTGAATTTCTGAAATCCATTTGATAAGTTTTTTTGTCGCCAAACTTCGGAGCTGAATCCAAAGCTTCGCGGAATGGACCATAAAAACTTGAAGCATATTTGACTGAATAAGAAAGGATGCCTGTATCTGTGAAACCTTCGTTATCAAGGGCTTCACGAATGGCACCCACTCGCCCATCCATCATGTCAGATGGCGATACAATGTCGGCACCGTTTTGTGCATGAACAATACACATCTTTGCAAGAATCTCGACCGTCTCGTCGTTCACGATAATACCGTCACGAACCACGCCATCATGACCATCCGAAGAGTACGGGTCCAAGGCCACATCCGTAATCAAAGTCACATCTGGGAACTTATCGCGAATCATTCTCAAAGTCGTAGGAAGCAATCCATTTGAGTTGAGGGATTCTGTTCCCACTTTATCCTTTTTTGACTCAGGCAATGCTGGAAACAAATCGAACGTTTTCACTCCTAACGAGACTGCTTTTGCAACTTCTTCTAGAATCAGATCGGGACTCAAACGAAAAATTCCAGGCATCGAGGCAATCGCTTGCCTTTCACCCTTTCCTTCGACTAGAAACAGGGGCAAAACTAGCTGTGAAGAACGTAATTCTGTCTCTGCGATCATTTGGCGCAGGGCTTCAGATTTGCGATTTCTTCTAGGTCTTTGAGTGAGCTTCATAATACCTCCAACCCGTGGGTTGAATTTGAGATTTTGCAGATGACCAGCAGCAGTTATGACAATTCGATGACACTTTATTGAAAGAGAACTGATACATCTAATACCACATGGAAGATATACTCCTCGTTCACAGAAAATCCAGTTCAAACTTTGCTGCTCCAGATTTTTCGGCGGCACTGCAAGACGCAGCCATTTTCAAAACTTGCCTGCGCAAAATCATGTTCTGCCGTGAAGATGAAGTGAACAA containing:
- the hemB gene encoding porphobilinogen synthase, whose protein sequence is MKLTQRPRRNRKSEALRQMIAETELRSSQLVLPLFLVEGKGERQAIASMPGIFRLSPDLILEEVAKAVSLGVKTFDLFPALPESKKDKVGTESLNSNGLLPTTLRMIRDKFPDVTLITDVALDPYSSDGHDGVVRDGIIVNDETVEILAKMCIVHAQNGADIVSPSDMMDGRVGAIREALDNEGFTDTGILSYSVKYASSFYGPFREALDSAPKFGDKKTYQMDFRNSREALREIDLDVEEGADMVMVKPALSYLDIIAKVKAHTNVPVAAYNVSGEYGLIKLGAKAGIIDETRAMVETLYSMRRAGADVIFTYFALPMAEWLRKNTNQ